A genomic window from Solanum dulcamara chromosome 11, daSolDulc1.2, whole genome shotgun sequence includes:
- the LOC129875176 gene encoding uncharacterized protein LOC129875176, whose amino-acid sequence MRLYTAGSADPLLVGLCWQNSTNSPDMVQQAMEKVMLIQERLLVAWSRQKSYANNQHRPLEFQVAYELDLAVDLEAMHPVFHVSMLYKCVGDPYRVYPIDDIQVTEDLSYEEKPIAILDRNIRRLRTKDVAFIKVLWRNENREEMT is encoded by the exons atgaggctttatacggcagGAAGTGCAGATCCCCTACTGGTTGGTTTATGTTGGCAAAACTCGACTAATAGCCCGGACATGGTCCaacaagctatggagaaggtgatgCTTATTCAGGAAAGATTATTAGTTGCCTGGAGTCGGCAAAAGTCATATGCAAATAATCAACATCGACCTTTAGAATTTCAA gttgcctacgagctaGACTTAGCAGTGGATTTAGAAGCAAtgcatccagtcttccatgtatcaatgctttacAAGTGCGTTGGTGATCCATACCGAGTATATCccatagatgatatccaggtcacagaggattTATCCTACGAAgagaaacctatcgccatcctagaTCGAAATATTAGAAGATTGcggactaaggatgtagctttcATCAAGGTGCTGTGGCGAAATGAGAATCGCGAAGAAATGACCTAG